ATGGCGTATTCCCTAATATCGTGGGTGTTGGGAGATAATTTTACGTTATCTGTGCTTGGATAATAAGCCTGTTCAAAATTCTCTAAGTGTtccttttcatcaaaatcataaAATTCAGAGCAGCTTATATTTAATGGGCAGCCCACGTGCACAGCAGCCTTAAAGTCAAATAAAAGGATCCACGTCCATAGATTTTCAAGAGAGACTAAATTCCCGACGACTGATTCTTGATGATGGTACAACGTCTTAATATTCAAATGTAGTCCTGCTCTAAGCGCGGCAGCAGTCAACGATTCTACCAATGTCACTAAATATGTATCATCACCAGCGCTGGTGTAAAGAgaattataataatatcttAAGAGCAAAAATTGTACTCTTTCCATATAAAATAGTTTGGAAGATGATGCACCAGTCAAACATacgagaaatttttgaattgcTTTTGGGATATCATGCTTGAAATGAGTCAAATTCAGTATCATTATAATGACACCAATTTTGTAGTAGTTCTTTTTCCCAGTCGGTATTAGTTtaattatattattatcctCATCTGTAATTAcagatatttttaaatcATTCAGCACTTTCTGCTTGTCTAGGGCACCACTGATCTCATAAAGATCGCTATTTAAAGAATCAAAGAACTCATTCATTAACTGTAGGCAATGATCAtaatttggtaaaaattcaatcaCAGCGTTTATATTAGAAACTGGATTGATATTTTCGAACTCAACTGTTTCCAAATCATTAAACTTTCCCGCCATTTTGGTGTGAGTCCTAGATTTCCATTTATCTCTTTCTATCTTGACTTTAGACCATAATTGTCTAAACTTCTCCATAAATCCCCAGTTATTTCTCATGATAAAAGTTCGACTAGATGTAGGACCATATAAAATACGCCTACCATCTGATTTGCATTGTAGGAAGTAATAATTTCTGAATGGATTCTTAATCTCTGCACTGGAATCTGTCGTATCAGCGCCGGATTTAGTCGATAGATCGATTATAGAAGTATGGCGTTCGTATATAGTATTATCGGGCCTCGAGacatcattatttaaaaagCTATCTGGATACAAACAGCTATCAaactttcttgaaagaCAGTTCGAACATATAGGCTTCTTTTGATCACATTTCAATTTCCGTTTACGGCAAAACGAACATGATTTTGGGGGTTTACGCCTTCGTTTCACAACTTTAATGTTATCCACTTCCTTTGTTACTTTACTCTTGGTGGTACTATCACTTTGTAGCATGTTTCACTCAATATCCAAGGATCCTCAAATTGATTGGAAGAGttcctttctttttctatcGCTCAGTTCAAAACGCTGCTATTGAATTGCTTCAACAGACTAGTTTTTACGCCGCGGATCATGACttatatatagaaaaaaactgtaaatgtttatatatata
The genomic region above belongs to Kazachstania africana CBS 2517 chromosome 7, complete genome and contains:
- the YRM1 gene encoding Yrm1p (similar to Saccharomyces cerevisiae YRM1 (YOR172W); ancestral locus Anc_6.61); amino-acid sequence: MLQSDSTTKSKVTKEVDNIKVVKRRRKPPKSCSFCRKRKLKCDQKKPICSNCLSRKFDSCLYPDSFLNNDVSRPDNTIYERHTSIIDLSTKSGADTTDSSAEIKNPFRNYYFLQCKSDGRRILYGPTSSRTFIMRNNWGFMEKFRQLWSKVKIERDKWKSRTHTKMAGKFNDLETVEFENINPVSNINAVIEFLPNYDHCLQLMNEFFDSLNSDLYEISGALDKQKVLNDLKISVITDEDNNIIKLIPTGKKNYYKIGVIIMILNLTHFKHDIPKAIQKFLVCLTGASSSKLFYMERVQFLLLRYYYNSLYTSAGDDTYLVTLVESLTAAALRAGLHLNIKTLYHHQESVVGNLVSLENLWTWILLFDFKAAVHVGCPLNISCSEFYDFDEKEHLENFEQAYYPSTDNVKLSPNTHDIREYAIDKSFYGKIRRFLNLARPMITEIHNKNCVPNMIDNCDKLIKFLETEFSPINNFTDEILMAELPICEFKHVLCVLDLMSTFYSLNFVILSARSIKLKNSATQSFLIGLQICRNLLKKHMRWINLDFQNISKMMFFLPPYLTIITANMTEIMGKQLSIFHAFHYLHATLFENGIFLSEDMLEIDWDLSTLHVPIDKPIPMGTEFKLYKNILDGGLQEQEIKEVLSRSYPFMVVLSLERVYRAVVKNAFEYRKRVEKSWLSNNNSAYMTLPASRDSFLLHSKKQREQFVNDHHTNYNEEEQEEYTEPTRNPEPTVFQLYQKQQDHYIKSLNTKKAPLNRKEPKRDKEHMSVPSFCFPSDINSDFTTTESHDQTENSYEQSSASEGDNIKTLADEFWTSYNVGWEQLLDETDTSLFFGDL